The following proteins come from a genomic window of Miscanthus floridulus cultivar M001 chromosome 2, ASM1932011v1, whole genome shotgun sequence:
- the LOC136540755 gene encoding transmembrane 9 superfamily member 11-like: protein MVSLCVSTTTISAFLLILIIHSGHSPAAAFYLPGSYPQRYRPGDTLAAKVNSLTSPSSKLPYPYYSLPFCSPQHGARHAAESLGELLLGDRIETSPYRFSMLNNTATPLFLCRTDPLSPSTAELIKSRIDDAYQVNLLLDTLPVMRYVKTPVAPDVLLRSTGFPVGVRADDGEYYVYNHIKLTVLVNKQNTTTRVETLMATADGADLLSFTGGKEGSGYTVVGFEVVPCSVEHDAAAVKNKTMYDEITSKAAAGCDPSVVSMRVQDNRPLVFSYEVAFVESGIEWPSRWDAYLEMGGAKVHWFSILNSIVVVSFLAAIVLVILLRTVRRDLAQYEELGGESGAHADELAGWKLVAGDVFREPSHPVLLCVLVGDGVRILGMGVVTIVFAALGFMSPACRGALVTGMLCFYLVLGVAAGYTAVSLWKTVRQGDTAGWKSVAWRASFAFPGVGFAVFTVLNCVLWYNGSTGAVPFLLFVVILLLWFFVSVPLTLAGGLLASRVRHIEFPVKTNKIARQVPAAQCSPWVFVAVAGTLPFGTLFIELFFIMSSLWLGRVYYVFGFLLVVLALLVTVCAEVSVVLTYMGLCVEDWRWWWRAFFASGSVALYTLGYAVYYLVFELHSLAGPVSAALYVGYSFLMALAVMLATGAVGLGASFCFVHYLFSTVKLD, encoded by the exons ATGGTTTCTCTCTgcgtgtccaccaccaccatctcTGCCTTCCTACTCATACTCATCATCCATTCCGGGCACTCTCCGGCCGCCGCATTCTACCTCCCTGGTAGCTATCCTCAGCGGTACCGCCCCGGCGACACCCTTGCCGCCAAGGTGAACTCCCTTACCTCGCCGTCCTCCAAGCTCCCCTACCCCTACTACTCCCTTCCCTTCTGCTCCCCGCAACACGGCGCCCGGCACGCCGCCGagagcctcggcgagctcctcctcgGCGACCGCATCGAGACATCGCCGTACCGCTTCTCCATGCTCAACAACACCGCCACGCCCTTGTTCCTCTGCCGCACCGACCCGCTGTCGCCCAGCACCGCCGAGCTCATCAAGTCCCGCATCGATGACGCCTACCAGGTCAACCTCCTCCTCGACACCCTCCCTGTCATGCGCTACGTGAAGACTCCGGTCGCGCCCGACGTGCTCCTCCGGTCCACCGGCTTCCCAGTCGGTGTTCGCGCCGACGACGGCGAGTACTACGTGTACAACCACATAAAGCTCACCGTGCTGGTGAACAAGCAGAACACCACCACCAGGGTGGAGACCTTGATGGCGACCGCCGACGGGGCCGATCTGCTCAGCTTCACCGGCGGCAAGGAGGGCAGCGGCTACACGGTCGTCGGGTTCGAGGTCGTCCCGTGCAGCGTGGAGCACGACGCGGCGGCTGTCAAGAACAAGACCATGTACGACGAGATCACGTCCAAGGCAGCCGCCGGCTGCGACCCGTCGGTGGTGAGCATGCGCGTGCAGGACAACAGGCCGCTGGTCTTCTCCTACGAGGTGGCCTTCGTGGAGAGCGGCATCGAGTGGCCGTCGCGCTGGGACGCGTACCTCGAGATGGGCGGTGCCAAGGTGCACTGGTTCTCCATCCTCAACTCCATCGTGGTGGTCTCGTTCCTGGCCGCGATCGTGCTCGTCATCCTGCTGCGCACCGTGCGTCGCGACCTGGCGCAGTACGAGGAGCTCGGCGGCGAGTCCGGGGCGCACGCGGACGAGCTAGCCGGGTGGAAGCTCGTGGCCGGCGACGTGTTCCGGGAGCCCAGCCACCCGGTGCTCCTCTGCGTTCTCGTCGGCGATGGCGTGCGCATCCTGGGTATGGGCGTGGTCACCATCGTCTTCGCCGCGCTCGGGTTCATGTCGCCCGCGTGCCGCGGCGCGCTGGTCACCGGCATGCTGTGCTTCTACCTCGTCCTGGGCGTGGCCGCCGGGTACACGGCCGTGAGTCTCTGGAAGACGGTTCGTCAGGGCGACACCGCCGGGTGGAAGTCCGTGGCTTGGCGCGCGTCGTTCGCCTTCCCGGGCGTCGGGTTCGCCGTGTTCACCGTGCTCAACTGCGTGCTCTGGTACAACGGAAGCACTGGAGCCGTGCCGTTCCTGCTGtttgtcgtcatcctcctcctgtgGTTCTTCGTCTCCGTGCCCCTCACCCTTGCCGGCGGCCTCCTCGCCTCCCGCGTTCGCCACATCGAGTTTCCTGTCAAGACCAACAAGATCGCCCGCCAA GTGCCGGCGGCACAGTGCTCGCCGTGGGTGTTCGTGGCGGTGGCCGGGACCCTGCCGTTCGGGACGCTGTTCATCGAGCTCTTCTTCATCATGTCGAGCCTGTGGCTGGGCCGCGTCTACTACGTGTTCGGGTTCCTGCTGGTGGTGCTGGCGCTGCTGGTGACGGTGTGCGCCGAGGTGTCGGTGGTGCTCACGTACATGGGCCTGTGCGTGGAGgactggcggtggtggtggcgcgcCTTCTTCGCCTCCGGCTCCGTCGCGCTCTACACCCTGGGCTACGCCGTCTACTACCTGGTGTTCGAGCTGCACAGCCTCGCCGGGCCCGTTTCTGCCGCGCTCTACGTCGGCTACTCCTTCCTCATGGCTCTCGCCGTCATGCTCGCCACCGGCGCTGTCGGACTCGGCGCGTCCTTCTGCTTCGTCCACTACCTATTCTCCACCGTCAAGCTGGACTGA